A genomic segment from Nitrospira sp. encodes:
- a CDS encoding response regulator transcription factor, whose product MEKIKVLIADDHRVVREGLSSILKTKENIEVVGEAQDGQEAVEKTRALEPDVILMDVSMPRMGGVEATRIVKREFPHIGIIALTMYEEQQYIFDLVRSGATGYLLKDTDSSQIVSAIRAVYRGESLIHPSVASKILAEFSLLAQGKGKKRLGVEHDLTEREITVLRLVADGKTNKEIANSLDLSEKTVKNHVRNIFHKLQVYDRTQAAILAIRKGIIDLEPRP is encoded by the coding sequence ATGGAAAAAATTAAAGTCTTGATTGCGGACGATCATCGCGTGGTGCGTGAAGGCCTCTCGTCCATCCTTAAAACCAAAGAGAACATCGAGGTTGTCGGCGAGGCGCAGGACGGGCAGGAGGCGGTTGAAAAAACCCGCGCGCTGGAGCCGGATGTTATTTTGATGGACGTGAGCATGCCGCGCATGGGTGGTGTGGAAGCTACGCGCATCGTCAAGCGGGAGTTTCCGCACATCGGCATCATCGCGCTCACAATGTACGAGGAGCAGCAGTATATCTTCGACCTCGTGCGCTCAGGTGCCACCGGCTATTTGCTCAAGGACACCGATTCCTCGCAGATCGTTTCGGCCATCCGTGCCGTCTACCGTGGCGAGTCGCTCATTCATCCCTCCGTGGCAAGCAAGATCCTCGCGGAGTTTTCACTGCTCGCTCAGGGGAAGGGCAAGAAGCGGCTGGGGGTGGAGCACGATCTGACAGAGCGCGAGATCACGGTGCTGCGGCTGGTCGCCGACGGCAAGACGAACAAGGAGATTGCGAACAGTCTGGATTTGAGCGAAAAGACCGTTAAGAACCACGTGCGGAACATCTTCCACAAGCTGCAAGTCTATGACCGCACGCAGGCCGCGATATTGGCGATTCGGAAGGGGATTATTGATCTCGAGCCGCGGCCGTAA
- a CDS encoding UDP-3-O-acyl-N-acetylglucosamine deacetylase has translation MGFYRGIMRPQHTLARTISCEGIGLHTGLPVTLTIAPAAPDTGLVFVRRGEGEPVFVKASVCNLLATELCTAISVNGTSIKTIEHVLSALVGLEVDNAYVEVNAPEVPVLDGSAAPFVKLLKDAGIVPQNKRQPFLKIIKPIEVSDRGKRVQIKPAASTRITYTIQYDHPLIKTQTYTFDWSVEAFEREIAGARTFGFFQEVEMLWARGLAKGGSLENTVVLTEKGVMNESGLRFNDEFVRHKVLDLVGDVALLGLPVIGHITADRSGHALHTKLVETILRQPDCWTLVQSEPVSGSAQVKPATVVTMGHAPAMAAAPAR, from the coding sequence ATGGGTTTTTATCGAGGAATTATGCGACCGCAGCACACGTTAGCGCGCACGATCAGCTGTGAAGGGATTGGGCTCCATACCGGGCTTCCCGTCACCCTTACCATTGCTCCCGCAGCGCCCGACACCGGGCTGGTGTTCGTCCGTCGCGGTGAAGGCGAACCGGTGTTCGTGAAAGCCTCTGTCTGCAATCTCCTCGCGACCGAACTCTGCACGGCGATCAGCGTGAACGGCACCTCGATCAAGACGATCGAGCACGTGCTCTCTGCCCTGGTCGGCCTCGAAGTGGACAATGCCTACGTCGAAGTGAACGCGCCGGAAGTGCCGGTCCTGGACGGCAGCGCGGCGCCCTTCGTGAAATTACTCAAGGATGCTGGGATCGTCCCGCAGAACAAGCGGCAGCCGTTCCTGAAAATCATCAAGCCGATTGAAGTGAGCGATCGCGGCAAGCGCGTGCAGATCAAGCCGGCGGCGAGCACCAGGATCACCTATACGATCCAGTACGACCACCCGCTGATCAAGACGCAGACCTATACGTTCGACTGGTCGGTGGAGGCCTTCGAGCGGGAGATCGCAGGGGCGCGCACATTCGGTTTCTTCCAGGAAGTCGAGATGCTCTGGGCCAGAGGGCTTGCCAAGGGGGGCTCGCTGGAGAACACCGTTGTGCTGACGGAGAAGGGCGTGATGAACGAGTCTGGCCTGCGCTTTAATGACGAATTCGTCCGGCACAAGGTGCTGGACCTGGTCGGCGACGTGGCGCTGCTGGGCCTCCCGGTGATCGGGCACATCACGGCTGACCGATCAGGGCACGCGCTCCACACGAAACTTGTCGAAACGATTCTCCGCCAGCCAGATTGCTGGACCCTCGTGCAGTCTGAGCCGGTCTCCGGGTCCGCGCAGGTGAAGCCAGCGACCGTGGTGACGATGGGTCACGCGCCGGCGATGGCGGCTGCTCCCGCGCGGTAA
- the nrdR gene encoding transcriptional repressor NrdR, which translates to MKCPFCDDLEDKVVDSRMAKEGELIRRRRECLSCKRRYTTYERIEESLPMVVKKDGRREPYDRAKILSGIKKACEKRPISVATTEAVTDRIEKRLQEMGETEIKSRAIGEEIMRELHNLDQVAYVRFASVYREFKDIDQFMDELKTLAREREKK; encoded by the coding sequence GTGAAGTGTCCGTTCTGTGACGATTTGGAAGATAAAGTCGTCGATTCGCGCATGGCGAAAGAAGGCGAATTGATTCGCCGCCGCCGCGAATGCCTCTCGTGCAAGCGCCGCTACACCACCTATGAGCGCATCGAGGAAAGTCTGCCGATGGTCGTCAAGAAGGACGGGCGGCGCGAGCCTTACGACCGCGCCAAGATTCTCAGTGGCATCAAGAAAGCCTGCGAAAAACGTCCCATCAGTGTGGCCACGACCGAGGCGGTGACGGACCGGATCGAAAAGCGGCTCCAGGAAATGGGCGAGACCGAAATCAAAAGCCGGGCTATCGGCGAAGAGATCATGCGAGAGCTGCACAATCTGGATCAGGTTGCCTACGTCCGATTCGCGTCCGTATATCGCGAGTTCAAGGACATCGACCAGTTCATGGACGAGCTGAAGACTCTGGCCCGCGAGCGCGAGAAGAAGTAA
- a CDS encoding sulfite oxidase-like oxidoreductase, translating to MEPNERLIAKKEDWAKAKRGLLEDGVAQDYRERAERLPPGQHQVQTWPVLDLGIHPDLSLDEWTLTVSGLVEHPFTWTWDQMLAQPQVELVTDFHCVTTWSTFDNAWEGLLFKHIVRVAKPTPRAKFVYFTAYDNYSTNLPLEACDDDDVMLIHRWNGKPLPKEHGGPLRMHVPKRYAWKGAKWVKEIVFLENDKPGYWEVRGYSNTALPWEEDRYA from the coding sequence ATGGAGCCGAATGAGCGCCTGATTGCCAAAAAAGAGGACTGGGCGAAAGCCAAGCGGGGCCTGCTGGAAGATGGCGTTGCGCAGGACTACCGTGAGCGTGCTGAACGGCTGCCGCCCGGCCAGCATCAGGTCCAGACCTGGCCGGTCCTGGACCTCGGCATCCATCCAGATTTGTCGCTCGACGAGTGGACCCTCACCGTCAGCGGCCTCGTCGAGCACCCGTTCACCTGGACATGGGACCAGATGCTGGCTCAGCCACAGGTCGAGCTGGTTACCGATTTTCACTGTGTCACGACGTGGAGCACCTTCGACAACGCCTGGGAAGGCCTTCTGTTCAAACACATCGTGCGGGTGGCCAAACCCACGCCCAGGGCAAAATTCGTCTACTTCACCGCCTACGATAACTATTCGACCAACCTGCCGCTTGAAGCCTGCGACGATGACGATGTGATGCTCATCCACCGCTGGAATGGCAAGCCGCTCCCGAAGGAGCACGGCGGCCCGCTCCGTATGCATGTCCCCAAGCGCTACGCGTGGAAGGGCGCGAAGTGGGTAAAAGAAATTGTTTTTCTGGAGAACGACAAGCCGGGCTACTGGGAGGTGCGCGGGTATTCAAACACCGCGCTCCCCTGGGAAGAGGACCGGTACGCGTGA
- a CDS encoding histidine phosphatase family protein: MALLLLIRHGETDWNRSGQIMGERPVPLNQNGITQATRLATRLSILTSPHLYASPMTRAKQTAEILTAALRTTVNEEPDVREISMGQWEGRYWNEFDGHPARRDWSISPKDARAPGGETLAEVQQRAVAATVRLLGRKEKGPTLIVTHADVIRTIVAHYLETDLQTVRHMQIDHASVTALAITESSGKLLCLNSLPDLNWLK, translated from the coding sequence ATGGCGTTGCTCCTTCTGATCCGCCACGGGGAAACCGACTGGAACCGCAGTGGCCAGATCATGGGTGAGCGCCCGGTACCGTTGAATCAGAACGGCATCACACAGGCAACCCGGCTGGCCACCCGGTTGAGCATCCTCACCTCGCCGCACCTCTATGCCAGCCCGATGACCCGCGCGAAACAGACGGCGGAGATTCTCACCGCCGCACTGCGCACGACGGTCAACGAAGAGCCCGATGTGCGGGAGATTAGCATGGGCCAATGGGAAGGACGCTATTGGAACGAGTTCGATGGGCATCCGGCTCGGCGTGACTGGAGCATCTCGCCCAAGGATGCCCGAGCGCCAGGAGGCGAAACCCTGGCGGAGGTTCAGCAGCGGGCGGTGGCAGCGACGGTGCGCCTCCTGGGACGGAAGGAGAAGGGGCCGACTCTCATCGTCACGCATGCGGATGTCATCAGAACGATTGTGGCGCACTACCTAGAGACAGATCTCCAGACGGTGCGCCACATGCAGATCGACCATGCCTCGGTAACCGCGCTCGCGATCACTGAGTCGTCGGGCAAGCTTTTATGTTTAAATTCCCTGCCCGACCTCAACTGGCTGAAATGA